In Pyramidobacter piscolens W5455, one genomic interval encodes:
- a CDS encoding glycine/sarcosine/betaine reductase component B subunit, with protein MSKRLQIDYIHIKDVKFGDRTALDHGVLTIDKQELLDMAGSELFGKLDIKLARPGENCRILGIHDIMQPRCKADAPETSYPGIWGKLAPVGEGRTVALKGVVVSDIYYAKCNVKYYLDMGGECARYTNFSRHFHVILDAEPAEGVSDLSYAEALKYASLTINVRLAKLGIGETPDETKTYQLGPVGPGPDGKPLPRVAYHVVHMASHDTWNFLMYGQSALNFLPIVVQPTEILDGAMIWRYWEPNYFLQEEIYIKELMERHGKDIDFAGVVFSNNVMKIDGKDTMGMIAATLCKETLKADCVIVNKSGMGHCQLDQALAFNWEEKMGMRCVMNLSAVSNDRPGDMLVIADPRIDAVINSGRNYDLHHPRVERLIGEGTNVPSLLGVDAKGPFTHTTNFAYQGIWSQLGDCYVTTDADLPYSK; from the coding sequence ATGAGCAAGAGATTGCAGATTGATTACATCCACATTAAAGACGTGAAGTTCGGGGACCGAACGGCGCTCGATCACGGCGTCCTGACCATCGACAAACAGGAACTGCTGGATATGGCGGGCAGCGAGCTGTTCGGAAAGCTGGACATCAAACTGGCCCGTCCCGGCGAAAACTGCCGCATCCTCGGCATCCACGACATTATGCAGCCCCGGTGCAAAGCGGACGCGCCCGAGACGTCGTATCCCGGCATTTGGGGGAAACTCGCCCCCGTGGGCGAGGGACGCACGGTGGCGCTCAAGGGCGTGGTCGTTTCCGACATTTACTACGCCAAGTGCAACGTCAAATACTATCTTGACATGGGCGGAGAGTGCGCCAGGTACACGAACTTTTCGCGCCACTTCCACGTGATCCTGGACGCCGAACCGGCGGAAGGGGTCAGCGACCTGAGCTATGCGGAAGCGCTGAAATACGCGTCCCTGACGATCAACGTCCGTCTGGCAAAACTCGGCATCGGCGAAACCCCGGACGAGACGAAAACGTACCAGCTCGGTCCGGTAGGCCCGGGCCCCGACGGCAAGCCGCTTCCCCGGGTGGCGTATCACGTCGTCCACATGGCCTCGCACGATACCTGGAACTTCCTGATGTACGGGCAGAGCGCGCTGAACTTCCTGCCGATCGTCGTGCAGCCGACCGAGATATTGGACGGAGCGATGATCTGGCGCTACTGGGAGCCGAACTACTTCCTGCAGGAAGAGATCTACATCAAGGAACTGATGGAACGCCACGGCAAAGATATTGATTTTGCCGGCGTGGTCTTCTCCAACAACGTCATGAAGATCGACGGCAAGGATACCATGGGCATGATTGCGGCGACGCTCTGCAAGGAAACGCTGAAGGCGGACTGCGTCATCGTCAACAAGTCCGGCATGGGGCACTGCCAGCTGGATCAGGCGCTCGCCTTCAACTGGGAAGAGAAGATGGGCATGCGGTGCGTGATGAATCTGAGCGCCGTTTCCAACGACAGGCCCGGCGACATGCTGGTCATCGCCGACCCGAGGATCGACGCGGTCATCAACAGCGGCCGGAACTACGATCTGCACCATCCGCGCGTGGAGCGCCTGATCGGGGAGGGGACGAACGTGCCCTCGCTGCTGGGCGTGGACGCGAAGGGGCCGTTCACGCATACGACGAACTTCGCGTATCAAGGGATCTGGTCGCAGCTCGGCGACTGTTACGTGACGACGGACGCGGACCTTCCCTACTCCAAGTGA
- a CDS encoding glycine/betaine/sarcosine/D-proline family reductase selenoprotein B: MSEPIRVVHYINQFFAGMGAEDTASVGVSVREEPVGPGLGLQKELGDDYKIVATIICGDNTIAEKTDEILAEFDKLIRKYDAQLFIAGPGFNAGRYGIGCGASTAYVTEKMKLPAVTALYSENPGTDLYKDRCYILQTDNSAAGMRQTLPKLAAFAKRLAAGSPIGDGKKEGYHGSGPAVEIDYSVPASRRGVNMLLAKYHNKPFATEVRMPNHEEIPLPVLHKPLKEIKLALVTDGGLVPKGNPDSMVPTNSKTFNKYRIGNVARLDAKDYEVSHQGYNNAFVLDDPNRLVPVDAALDLKKKGVIGELLDSYYTTAGVMTPMEMGKKFGSEIAADLRKQDVDAVILTSTUGTSSRCGAVMTKEIERAGIPVIHVTNLTEISKGIGSHRILRGNSVLHVFGNPKLPKEQEFKYREERLEKALDMLEEKPEAGQHTLIEE, from the coding sequence ATGTCTGAACCGATCAGAGTGGTGCACTACATCAATCAGTTCTTCGCCGGCATGGGCGCGGAAGATACCGCGAGCGTCGGCGTTTCCGTCAGAGAGGAGCCGGTTGGCCCCGGACTCGGGCTGCAGAAGGAACTGGGGGACGACTATAAGATCGTTGCGACGATCATCTGCGGCGACAACACGATCGCCGAAAAAACAGACGAGATTCTCGCCGAATTCGACAAGCTGATCCGGAAGTACGACGCCCAGCTGTTCATCGCCGGGCCCGGCTTTAACGCGGGACGTTACGGGATCGGCTGCGGCGCTTCGACTGCCTACGTAACGGAAAAGATGAAACTTCCCGCGGTGACCGCGCTATACTCCGAAAATCCCGGCACGGATCTTTACAAGGACCGCTGTTACATCCTGCAGACCGACAACAGCGCGGCGGGCATGCGGCAAACGCTTCCCAAGCTGGCGGCGTTCGCCAAACGGCTTGCGGCGGGAAGCCCAATCGGCGACGGGAAGAAGGAAGGCTACCATGGCTCCGGTCCCGCCGTGGAGATCGATTATTCCGTTCCCGCCAGCCGCCGGGGAGTGAATATGCTGCTTGCCAAATATCATAACAAGCCCTTCGCGACGGAAGTCCGCATGCCGAATCACGAGGAGATCCCGCTTCCGGTGCTGCATAAACCGCTGAAAGAGATCAAACTCGCTCTGGTCACGGACGGGGGGCTTGTACCCAAGGGCAATCCGGACAGCATGGTGCCGACCAATTCCAAGACCTTCAACAAATACAGAATCGGCAACGTGGCGCGCCTTGACGCAAAAGATTACGAAGTCAGCCACCAAGGCTACAACAACGCTTTCGTGTTGGACGACCCGAACCGCCTCGTTCCCGTGGACGCAGCGCTTGATCTCAAGAAGAAGGGCGTGATCGGCGAATTGCTGGATTCGTACTACACGACGGCCGGCGTGATGACGCCGATGGAAATGGGCAAAAAATTCGGCAGCGAGATCGCCGCGGACTTGCGCAAGCAGGATGTCGACGCGGTCATCCTGACCAGCACGTGAGGCACGTCTTCACGCTGCGGTGCAGTGATGACGAAAGAGATCGAACGTGCCGGCATCCCGGTCATCCACGTGACGAACCTGACGGAAATCTCCAAGGGGATCGGCAGTCACAGGATCCTCAGGGGCAACAGCGTCCTGCACGTCTTTGGGAACCCGAAACTGCCGAAGGAGCAGGAATTCAAATACCGCGAGGAACGCTTGGAAAAGGCTCTCGACATGCTGGAAGAAAAACCGGAAGCTGGACAGCACACGCTTATCGAGGAGTAA
- a CDS encoding alpha/beta hydrolase: MKYNCEVIDLARKDNGKKLYFTKFDCPASWGDKNVLLVHGLTYTQHVFDIKYKDYSVCEYFAKNGYTVWRVDLGGYGRSEEYENGFDVTTENAAKDILCAVEKICELQKVEKVPVVGWSWGTMTTAKAAELDKSTHISKIVWMGPFLGGAFPPAECKDPFTFLQYPYVVRVFQHLPGSDEDVDMDTVEPEIVGLWCDHVYKIDGKHGRPNGGNREILGCGDKWSVETKKVPCPVLIVTGDCDFYVNIDRVYQAAKELPEGSQLLHLHGAGHCMYLEKDYYKKTRETILDFLNK; this comes from the coding sequence ATGAAGTACAATTGCGAAGTGATCGATCTGGCAAGGAAAGACAATGGCAAGAAACTGTACTTTACGAAATTTGACTGTCCCGCCAGCTGGGGCGACAAGAATGTACTGCTCGTACACGGTTTGACCTACACCCAGCACGTTTTTGACATCAAGTACAAGGATTACAGCGTCTGCGAATATTTTGCGAAAAACGGCTACACGGTGTGGCGCGTCGATCTCGGCGGATACGGACGTTCGGAAGAATACGAAAACGGTTTCGACGTCACGACCGAGAACGCTGCGAAAGATATCCTCTGCGCTGTGGAGAAAATCTGCGAACTCCAGAAGGTCGAGAAGGTCCCCGTCGTCGGCTGGTCCTGGGGAACCATGACGACGGCGAAGGCCGCCGAACTCGACAAGAGTACCCATATCAGCAAGATCGTCTGGATGGGACCGTTCCTGGGCGGCGCTTTCCCTCCCGCCGAGTGCAAGGATCCGTTTACTTTCCTGCAGTATCCGTACGTCGTTCGGGTATTCCAGCATCTTCCCGGCAGCGATGAAGACGTCGACATGGACACTGTCGAGCCCGAAATCGTAGGACTTTGGTGCGACCATGTCTACAAGATCGACGGCAAGCACGGCCGCCCGAACGGCGGAAACAGGGAAATTCTTGGCTGCGGCGACAAATGGTCGGTCGAGACCAAGAAAGTCCCGTGTCCCGTTCTGATCGTTACCGGAGACTGCGATTTCTATGTGAATATCGACCGCGTCTACCAAGCGGCCAAGGAACTGCCGGAAGGTTCTCAGCTTCTTCACCTGCACGGCGCCGGCCACTGCATGTACCTCGAGAAGGATTACTACAAGAAGACCAGGGAGACGATCCTCGACTTCCTGAACAAGTAG